The genomic segment GTTTTTTCGAAATCATCTGCTTCTTTCTTTTTGTTTGTAAATCTTACGGCAATACGAATCGTTAAACGGTTTTGTGCCGCACCGACATCACCAGTTGATGTTACGGCAGTTGCTGTCATTGGAGTAATTCGGTAATCGATAATCTCTCCTTCATAAGCTAAATCACCACCAGCGCTCACAAGGTTTAAATTGGTTTGATTCATAATCAAATCCTGTAAGGCTAATGTAAAATCTCTGTCAATTCCAGGTTCAACCAAATCAGCATTATTATGAAAAAAGCTCACCTGGAAAGTTTTTGCATCAATTGTTTTTGCTCCTGTAAAGTTGTAATATTTACATCCGCTGAATGTTGTCGCGATTAAAAGAACAAGAAGATATTTTAGGTATTTCATTATTATTTTATAAAGATTGTTTTGACAGTTTGCTACCGGCTGGGTCAAAGATATTCATTTCGTTTAAAACATTTTCTTGTCTTAACGTCTTTATAAGAAGTTATAAGTCAAATTGTTTAATTTTTCGATATAAAGTTCTCTCAGAAATACCCAATTCATCAGCGGCAGCTTTTCGTTTTCCTTTATTTTTTTCTAATGATTTTTTGATCATTTCGATTTCTTTTTGTTCTAAACGCAAAATTTCTTCTTCTTCGATCGTTTCGGCAAACAAATAATTGTCTTCCGGAATTTGATAATTTTCTTCTCGCACTGCTGGCGACATAACAGCAGTTCTTGGTTCTTCTTCAAAATCAATTTCACTGTCTGTTTCCTGCGAACCATATATCTTTTGAATTAAATTCGGATTGATGTCCTGCATTTTCGAACTGCCTCCGTTTTTCATTAATTCTAAAGTCAGTTTTTTCAGGTCGTTCAGGTCGCTTCTCATATCAAAAAGAACTTTGTATAAAATGTCCCTTTCGGTACTGAAATCACTTTCTTTTTTACTGTCGTTAATAACCGAAGGTAAATTGCTTCCTTCGGCAGGCAAGTAAGATTGTAAAGTAGCAAGGCTGATATCGCGATTGGTTTCTAAAACTGAAATCTGTTCGGCTACATTTCGAAGCTGACGAATATTTCCGCTCCATCTGAATTTTTGTAGAAGCTGAACAGCATCGTCATCCAGTCTTAATGGCGGCATTTTGTATTTATGCGCAAAATCGGCGACAAATTTCCTGAACAATAAATGAATGTCGTCATTACGTTCACGTA from the Flavobacterium sp. genome contains:
- a CDS encoding LptE family protein; this translates as MKYLKYLLVLLIATTFSGCKYYNFTGAKTIDAKTFQVSFFHNNADLVEPGIDRDFTLALQDLIMNQTNLNLVSAGGDLAYEGEIIDYRITPMTATAVTSTGDVGAAQNRLTIRIAVRFTNKKKEADDFEKTFEFYYDFAGTSLPTGAVLNEAIKTIFERITQDIFNESLAKW
- a CDS encoding sigma-54 dependent transcriptional regulator; protein product: METVQAIKQRFEIIGNDPKLNRAIEKAIQVAPTDISVMVTGESGVGKENIPRIIHSLSHRKHGKYIAVNCGAIPEGTIDSELFGHEKGAFTGATSTREGYFEVADGGTIFLDEVGELPLTTQVRLLRVLENGEFIKVGSSQVQKTNVRIVAATNVNLFNAIEKGKFREDLYYRLSTVEITLPPLRERNDDIHLLFRKFVADFAHKYKMPPLRLDDDAVQLLQKFRWSGNIRQLRNVAEQISVLETNRDISLATLQSYLPAEGSNLPSVINDSKKESDFSTERDILYKVLFDMRSDLNDLKKLTLELMKNGGSSKMQDINPNLIQKIYGSQETDSEIDFEEEPRTAVMSPAVREENYQIPEDNYLFAETIEEEEILRLEQKEIEMIKKSLEKNKGKRKAAADELGISERTLYRKIKQFDL